One Podarcis muralis chromosome 1, rPodMur119.hap1.1, whole genome shotgun sequence genomic window carries:
- the VTI1B gene encoding vesicle transport through interaction with t-SNAREs homolog 1B isoform X2, with protein MAERGAGSSEHLERLHEIFRGLHGELRGAPERLRGSSAVEEKKKLIREFDEKQKEANETLREMEEELKYAPMSFHNQMMAKIRTYRRELAMFQRKMKSTDLGVVPGGHGDPKFGIYATENEQSTQLQSQRVLLLQGTESLNRATQSIERSHQIAAETDQVGTEIIEVLGEQREQLDRTKGRLVNTNENLSKSRKILRAMSRK; from the exons ATGGCGGAGCGCGGCGCCGGCTCTTCGGAGCACTTGGAGCGGCTGCACGAGATCTTCCGCGGCTTGCACGGGGAGCTGCGAGGAGCCCCCGAGAGACTGCGCGGGAGCTCGGCCGTTG aagagaagaagaagttgaTTCGAGAATTTGAtgaaaaacaaaaagaagcaaaTGAAACA CTACGGGAAATGGAAGAAGAACTGAAATATGCTCCAATGTCATTCCACAATCAAATGATGGCCAAAATTCGGACTTACAGAAGAGAACTTGCCATGTTTCAGAGGAAGATGAAAAGTACAGATTTGGGAGTGGTTCCAGGAGGACATGGAGACCCAAAATTTGGAATCTACGCCACAGAAAATGAGCAGAGT ACCCAGCTCCAGTCTCAGAGGGTGCTGCTGCTTCAAGGAACAGAAAGCTTGAACCGAGCCACTCAGAGCATAGAGCGTTCACACCAGATTGCTGCAGAGACAGATCAAGTTGGTACAGAGATCATTGAAGTACTTGGGGAGCAGCGGGAGCAGCTGGACCGCACCAAAGGCAGA cTGGTGAACACGAATGAAAATTTAAGCAAAAGTCGAAAGATATTGCGCGCCATGTCAAGAAAGTAA
- the VTI1B gene encoding vesicle transport through interaction with t-SNAREs homolog 1B isoform X1: protein MAERGAGSSEHLERLHEIFRGLHGELRGAPERLRGSSAVEEKKKLIREFDEKQKEANETLREMEEELKYAPMSFHNQMMAKIRTYRRELAMFQRKMKSTDLGVVPGGHGDPKFGIYATENEQSTQLQSQRVLLLQGTESLNRATQSIERSHQIAAETDQVGTEIIEVLGEQREQLDRTKGRLVNTNENLSKSRKILRAMSRKVMTNKLLLSFIIILELVILGGVVYYKFFS from the exons ATGGCGGAGCGCGGCGCCGGCTCTTCGGAGCACTTGGAGCGGCTGCACGAGATCTTCCGCGGCTTGCACGGGGAGCTGCGAGGAGCCCCCGAGAGACTGCGCGGGAGCTCGGCCGTTG aagagaagaagaagttgaTTCGAGAATTTGAtgaaaaacaaaaagaagcaaaTGAAACA CTACGGGAAATGGAAGAAGAACTGAAATATGCTCCAATGTCATTCCACAATCAAATGATGGCCAAAATTCGGACTTACAGAAGAGAACTTGCCATGTTTCAGAGGAAGATGAAAAGTACAGATTTGGGAGTGGTTCCAGGAGGACATGGAGACCCAAAATTTGGAATCTACGCCACAGAAAATGAGCAGAGT ACCCAGCTCCAGTCTCAGAGGGTGCTGCTGCTTCAAGGAACAGAAAGCTTGAACCGAGCCACTCAGAGCATAGAGCGTTCACACCAGATTGCTGCAGAGACAGATCAAGTTGGTACAGAGATCATTGAAGTACTTGGGGAGCAGCGGGAGCAGCTGGACCGCACCAAAGGCAGA cTGGTGAACACGAATGAAAATTTAAGCAAAAGTCGAAAGATATTGCGCGCCATGTCAAGAAA GGTTATGACAAACAAACTGTTGCTCTCCTTTATCATCATTTTGGAGTTAGTCATTCTGGGAGGTGTTGTATACTACAAATTCTTCAGCTGA
- the LOC114595368 gene encoding retinol dehydrogenase 12-like: protein MSALRKWFAGGVCTSTARLDGKVAVVTGANTGIGKETAKDLARRGGRVILACRDIAKGEAAAREIIAETGNQQVIVKKLDLSDSKSIRAFAEDFLKEEKKLHILINNAGVMMVPYSKTADGFEMHIGVNHLGHFLLTFLLLDRLKESAPARIVNVASHLHASWRINFKNLQGEKYYNGFLAYCQSKLANVLFTRELARKLQGTGVTVNAIHPGVVDSELSRYSYSSGIFKAVFRFTFKTPKEGAQTSIYCAVAKELESVSGQYFSDCRPAWVAPQARNKETAKKLWQVSCELMGIQWE, encoded by the exons ATGTCAGCACTCAG GAAGTGGTTTGCAGGAGGAGTCTGCACATCAACAGCTCGGCTGGATGGAAAGGTGGCCGTGGTCACAGGGGCTAACACTGGCATAGGGAAGGAAACTGCCAAGGACCTCGCGCGAAGAG GTGGTCGTGTCATCCTTGCCTGCCGAGATATAGCAAAAGGGGAAGCAGCAGCCCGTGAAATTATAGCCGAAACAGGGAATCAGCAAGTTATTGTGAAAAAACTGGACCTGTCTGATAGCAAATCTATACGGGCATTTGCAGAAGATTTCCTAAAAG AGGAGAAGAAGCTCCATATCCTCATTAACAATGCAGGAGTGATGATGGTTCCCTATTCCAAGACTGCTGATGGTTTTGAAATGCATATTGGAGTCAATCACCTTG GGCATTTTCTCTTAACATTCCTGCTGCTGGACCGTTTGAAAGAGTCAGCCCCAGCTCGGATAGTGAATGTGGCTTCGCACCTCCATGCTTCTTGGCGGATAAACTTCAAGAACCTGCAGGGAGAGAAATACTACAATGGGTTCCTGGCATACTGTCAAAGCAAACTGGCTAATGTTCTTTTTACCAGGGAGCTGGCTCGTAAATTGCAAG GCACTGGAGTTACTGTCAATGCTATACATCCTGGTGTGGTTGATTCTGAATTGTCGCGTTACTCATATTCGTCAGGAATTTTTAAAGCGGTGTTTAGGTTCACGTTTAAGACACCAAAAGAAGGAGCCCAGACCAGTATTTACTGTGCAGTGGCAAAGGAACTGGAGTCAGTGAGTGGGCAATATTTCAG TGACTGTAGACCAGCCTGGGTTGCTCCTCAGGCTCGTAACAAAGAGACCGCAAAAAAGCTCTGGCAAGTCAGCTGTGAGCTGATGGGCATCCAGTGGGAGTGA